One Denticeps clupeoides chromosome 12, fDenClu1.1, whole genome shotgun sequence genomic window carries:
- the LOC114801247 gene encoding zinc finger protein 235-like gives MTRLRSLNAFLTERLLLAAEEIYRAVEETISELHEEMALIKQENSHLKRQLEETAADRRHDTLCEEVRRSGSIHTEVKQEPGITQEEEPHDLALSDFHPQTERLQATPAKNVPDIPAPQIKAESESRDCTLSDLTSDPHILSAATLDFASVSKQAAASEAQQTHEHVLNRPSTRPCTRSHETSAKARAKTHAGLAPCKVCGKLFAGSAELQAHVRSNEKEKYCCMCDRFFFTASRLEVHLRIHTGERPFRCTFCGKSFTQTANLKAHLRIHTGERPYSCPVCRRCFSRSNLMKRHLKVHRMLTDKLGSHPHTD, from the exons ATGACCAGACTGCGCTCCCTCAACGCCTTCCTGACGGAGCGGCTCCTGCTGGCGGCCGAGGAGATTTACCGCGCGGTGGAGGAGACCATCTCCGAGCTGCACGAAGAGATGGCCCTGATCAAGCAGGAGAACAGCCACCTGAAGCGGCAGCTGGAGGAGACGGCGGCGGATCGCCGACACG ACACACTGTGTGAAGAAGTCAGGAGGTCAGGATCCATACACACAGAGGTCAAACAGGAGCCAGGCATCACACAGGAAGAGGAGCCGCATGATCTGGCGCTCTCCGACTTTCACCCACAGACCGAGCGTCTGCAGGCGACCCCTGCGAAGAACGTTCCAGACATCCCGGCCCCGCAGATCAAGGCCGAGTCGGAGTCCAGAGACTGCACCCTCTCagatctgacctctgaccctcacATTCTGTCAGCAGCCACCCTGGACTTCGCCAGCGTCAGCAAGCAGGCCGCAGCGAGCGAGGCCCAGCAAACCCACGAGCACGTCTTGAACAGGCCGAGCACGCGTCCCTGCACTCGCTCGCACGAGACGAGTGCGAAGGCCCGCGCGAAGACTCACGCCGGCCTGGCGCCCTGCAAGGTCTGCGGCAAACTCTTCGCCGGATCGGCGGAGCTCCAGGCGCACGTGCGCTCCAACGAGAAGGAGAAGTACTGCTGCATGTGCGACAGGTTCTTCTTCACGGCCTCGCGCCTGGAGGTGCACCTGCGCATTCACACCGGCGAGCGGCCGTTCCGCTGCACCTTCTGCGGGAAGAGCTTCACCCAGACGGCCAACCTGAAGGCCCACCTGCGCATCCACACCGGGGAGCGGCCCTACAGCTGCCCGGTCTGCAGGCGCTGCTTCTCCCGCTCCAACCTGATGAAGAGGCACCTGAAAGTGCACAGGATGCTCACGGACAAACTGGGGTCCCACCCGCATACCGACTGA
- the LOC114801029 gene encoding zinc finger protein 420-like — MMALQSLDAFLRERLMLAAQEIFGAVEKTVLDLERENHRLRQQLREAELLHRKEIGVQCMSGEELDALQNVCGEEMKSSGVKQELIVDQMEERVTGRPDSSGASARSGTDHSGAESSVKAEPVEQECHEDTTFNPVPCRDAQRQQQACTTFRSARVLRSKSYSCTECQEKFTNLTDLKKHVNVHSAKAACRVCGKIFADPKELDAHVFSTEGLKICCYCNTFFYTSSRLKRHQRIHTGEKPYRCHLCPKAFTQSGNLKLHIRVHTKERPYMCQQCGMKFTWAVGLKKHLKSHTCEFVFRRVVWRTMMALQSLDAFLRERLMLAAQEIFGAVEKTVLDLERENHRLRQQLREAELLHRKEIGVQCMSGEELDALQNVCGEEMKSSGVKQELIVDQMEERVTGRPDSSGASARSGTDHSGAESSVKAEPVEQKCHEDTTFNPVPCRDAQRQQQACTTFRSARVLRSKSYSCTECREKFTNLTDLKKHVNVHSTKAACRVCGKIFADPKELDAHVFSNESLKVCCLCGKFFYPPSRLKRHQRIHTGEKPYCCHLCPKAFTQAPHLKDHIRIHTRERPYTCPQCGKRFMRSSVLRRHLQVHS, encoded by the exons ATGATGGCGCTGCAGTCCCTCGACGCGTTCCTGCGGGAGCGGCTGATGCTGGCGGCGCAGGAGATTTTCGGCGCGGTGGAGAAGACGGTTCTGGATCTGGAGCGAGAGAACCACCGCCTGAGACAGCAGCTGCGGGAGGCGGAGCTTCTGCACAGGAAGG AGATCGGCGTTCAGTGTATGTCCGGCGAGGAACTGGACGCTTTGCAGAATGTGTGTGGAGAAGAGATGAAGAGCTCGGGAGTGAAGCAGGAGCTCATCGTAGATCAGATGGAGGAACGTGTGACCGGTCGGCCAGACTCTTCGGGTGCTTCTGCCCGGTCGGGGACGGATCACAGCGGCGCAGAGTCCTCGGTCAAGGCAGAGCCTGTTGAACAGGAATGTCACGAAGATACGACCTTTAACCCCGTGCCCTGCCGTGATGCACAGAGACAGCAGCAGGCCTGCACAACGTTCAGATCAGCTCGTGTTTTGAGGTCAAAGTCATACTCCTGTACTGAGTGCCAGGAAAAGTTCACTAACTTGACGGATCTGAAAAAACACGTGAACGTTCACTCAGCCAAGGCTGCTTGCAGGGTTTGTGGTAAGATCTTCGCCGACCCCAAGGAGCTGGATGCTCACGTCTTCTCAACTGAAGGCCTGAAAATATGCTGCTACTGCAACACTTTCTTCTACACTTCCTCAAGGCTAAAACGGCACCAGAGGATCCACACGGGAGAGAAGCCGTACCGCTGCCACCTTTGCCCAAAAGCCTTCACACAGTCAGGCAACCTGAAGCTCCACATACGTGTTCACACTAAAGAAAGACCCTACATGTGCCAACAGTGCGGGATGAAATTCACGTGGGCGGTTGGTCTGAAGAAGCATCTGAAGAGTCACACATG TGAGTTTGTTTTTCGTCGCGTTGTGTGGAGGACCATGATGGCGCTGCAGTCCCTCGACGCGTTCCTGCGGGAGCGGCTGATGCTGGCGGCGCAGGAGATTTTCGGCGCGGTGGAGAAGACGGTTCTGGATCTGGAGCGAGAGAACCACCGCCTGAGACAGCAGCTGCGGGAGGCGGAGCTTCTGCACAGGAAGG AGATCGGCGTTCAGTGTATGTCCGGCGAGGAACTGGACGCTTTGCAGAATGTGTGTGGAGAAGAGATGAAGAGCTCGGGAGTGAAGCAGGAGCTCATCGTAGATCAGATGGAGGAACGTGTGACCGGTCGGCCAGACTCTTCGGGTGCTTCTGCCCGGTCGGGGACGGATCACAGCGGAGCAGAGTCCTCGGTCAAGGCAGAGCCTGTTGAACAGAAATGTCACGAAGATACGACCTTTAACCCCGTGCCCTGCCGTGATGCGCAGAGACAGCAGCAGGCCTGCACAACGTTCAGATCAGCTCGTGTTTTGAGGTCAAAGTCATACTCCTGTACTGAGTGCCGGGAAAAGTTCACTAACTTGACGGATCTGAAAAAACACGTGAACGTTCACTCAACCAAGGCTGCTTGCAGGGTTTGTGGTAAGATCTTCGCCGACCCCAAGGAGCTGGATGCTCACGTCTTCTCAAACGAAAGCCTGAAAGTATGCTGCCTCTGCGGGAAGTTCTTCTATCCCCCCTCAAGGCTAAAACGGCACCAGAGGATCCACACGGGAGAGAAGCCGTACTGCTGCCACCTTTGCCCGAAAGCCTTCACGCAGGCGCCGCACCTGAAGGACCACATACGTATCCACACTAGAGAAAGACCCTACACGTGCCCACAGTGCGGGAAGAGATTCATGAGGTCAAGCGTCCTGAGACGCCATCTGCAGGTTCACTCGTGA
- the LOC114801030 gene encoding zinc finger protein 345-like — MTAFHPIDAFVRERLMLAAQEIFGAVEKTVLDLERENRRLKQQLREAELLHRKDSEISIHLISTGGPEPLQDISGTHTETSPGVKSSDAAPSGVKQEVTEEPPQSYSGAAAPAELEKEQEPQIKSSRMKGGSSHAVNMQAAEQTCSASHVTFNPAVRAGSAAVDGLRNISDVHRPGATRAAVKASQLKFSCVQCRQTFASFVDLKKHVNVHSAKSACRVCGKIFADSEELDAHVFSNESLKICCYCNNFFYTPSRLKRHQRIHTGERPYRCHLCPKAFTQTSNLKYHLRVHAKQKLQPCPNVPSISGKKFSCSYKTWQHETRIPPRPGYTSTRLCPDLATGRRGSAQTWQQEDGDPAGCGSEFVFRRVVWRTMMALQSLDAFLRERLMLAAQEIFGAVEKTVLDLERENHRLRQQLREAELLHRKEIGVQCMSGEELDALQNVCGEEMKSSGVKQELIVDQMEERVTGRPDSSGASARSGTDHSGAESSVKAEPVEQKCHEDTTFNPVPCCDAQRQQQACTTFRSARVLRSKSYSCTECQENFTNLTDLKKHVNVHSAKAACRVCGKIFADPKELDAHVFSTEGLKICCYCNTFFYTSSKLKRHQRIHTGEKPYCCHLCPKAFTQSGNLKLHIRVHTKERHYMCQQCGMKFTYAVGLKKHLKSHT; from the exons ATGACGGCGTTTCACCCGATCGACGCGTTCGTGCGGGAGCGGCTGATGCTGGCGGCGCAGGAGATTTTCGGCGCGGTGGAGAAGACGGTTCTGGATCTGGAGCGGGAGAACCGTCGCCTGAAGCAGCAGCTGCGGGAGGCGGAGCTTCTGCACAGGAAGG ATTCAGAGATCAGCATTCACCTCATTTCCACGGGGGGACCTGAGCCTTTGCAGGACATTTCTGGAACGCACACAGAGACCAGCCCTGGGGTGAAGAGCTCCGATGCCGCACCATCGGGAGTGAAGCAGGAGGTGACAGAAGAACCACCCCAGTCGTATTCCGGAGCTGCTGCTCCAGCTGAACTCGAAAAGGAACAGGAGCCCCAGattaaaagcagcagaatgAAGGGCGGTTCCAGTCACGCCGTCAACATGCAGGCTGCTGAGCAGACGTGTTCTGCTTCTcatgtgacctttaaccccgcAGTCAGGGCGGGTTCTGCCGCAGTGGATGGACTCAGAAACATCAGTGATGTGCATAGACCAGGAGCGACCAGGGCAGCCGTTAAAGCATCGCAGCTCAAATTTAGCTGCGTTCAGTGCCGGCAAACCTTCGCCAGTTTCGTGGATCTGAAAAAACACGTGAACGTTCACTCAGCCAAGAGCGCTTGCAGGGTTTGTGGTAAGATCTTCGCCGACTCCGAGGAGCTGGATGCTCACGTCTTCTCAAATGAAAGCCTGAAAATTTGCTGCTACTGCAACAATTTCTTCTACACGCCTTCGAGGCTAAAACGGCACCAGAGGATCCACACGGGAGAGAGGCCGTACCGCTGCCACCTTTGCCCGAAAGCCTTCACACAGACGAGCAACCTGAAATACCACCTGCGCGTCCATGCTAAACAGAAGCTCCAGCCGTGCCCGAATGTGCCGTCGATTTCGGGCAAGAAGTTTTCAT GCTCCTACAAGACCTGGCAACACGAGACGCGAATTCCGCCCAGACCTGGCTATACGAGCACGAGGCTCTGCCCAGACCTGGCAACGGGAAGACGAGGCTCCgcccagacctggcaacagGAAGACGGGGATCCCGCCGGATGCGGAAGTGAGTTTGTTTTTCGTCGCGTTGTGTGGAGGACCATGATGGCGCTGCAGTCCCTCGACGCGTTCTTGCGGGAGCGGCTGATGCTGGCGGCGCAGGAGATTTTCGGCGCGGTGGAAAAGACGGTTCTGGATCTGGAGCGAGAGAACCACCGCCTGAGACAGCAGCTGCGGGAGGCGGAGCTTCTGCACAGGAAGG AGATCGGCGTTCAGTGTATGTCCGGCGAGGAACTGGACGCTTTGCAGAATGTGTGTGGAGAAGAGATGAAGAGCTCGGGAGTGAAGCAGGAGCTCATCGTAGATCAGATGGAGGAACGTGTGACCGGTCGGCCAGACTCTTCGGGTGCTTCTGCCCGGTCGGGGACGGATCACAGCGGAGCAGAGTCCTCGGTCAAGGCAGAGCCTGTTGAACAGAAATGTCACGAAGATACGACCTTTAACCCCGTGCCCTGCTGTGATGCGCAGAGACAGCAGCAGGCCTGCACAACGTTCAGATCAGCTCGTGTTTTGAGGTCAAAGTCATACTCCTGTACTGAGTGCCAGGAAAATTTCACTAACTTGACGGATCTGAAAAAACACGTGAACGTTCACTCAGCCAAGGCTGCTTGCAGGGTTTGTGGTAAGATCTTTGCCGACCCCAAGGAGCTGGATGCTCACGTCTTCTCAACTGAAGGCCTGAAAATATGCTGCTACTGCAACACTTTCTTCTACACTTCCTCAAAGCTAAAACGGCACCAGAGGATCCACACGGGAGAGAAGCCGTACTGCTGCCACCTTTGCCCAAAAGCCTTCACACAGTCAGGCAACCTGAAGCTCCACATACGTGTTCACACTAAAGAAAGACACTACATGTGCCAACAGTGCGGGATGAAATTCACGTATGCGGTTGGTCTGAAGAAGCATCTGAAGAGTCACACATGA